From Mustela nigripes isolate SB6536 chromosome 13, MUSNIG.SB6536, whole genome shotgun sequence, one genomic window encodes:
- the FOXA1 gene encoding hepatocyte nuclear factor 3-alpha, giving the protein MLGTVKMEGHESSDWNSYYADTQEAYSSVPVSNMNSGLGSMNSMNTYMTMNTMTTSGNMTPASFNMSYANPGLGAGLSPGAVAGMPGGSAGAMNSMTAAGVTAMGTTLSPGGMGAMGAQPAASMNGLGPYAAAMNPCMSPMAYAPSNLGRSRAGGGGDAKTFKRSYPHAKPPYSYISLITMAIQQAPSKMLTLSEIYQWIMDLFPYYRQNQQRWQNSIRHSLSFNDCFVKVARSPDKPGKGSYWTLHPDSGNMFENGCYLRRQKRFKCEKQPGAGGGSGSGGGGGGAKGGPESRKDPSSAANPSANSPLHRGVHGKAGQLEGAPAPGPAASPQTLDHSGATATGGASELKTPSSSAAPPISSGPGALVSVPPSHPAHGLAPHESQLHLKGDPHYSFNHPFSINNLMSSSEQQHKLDFKAYEQALQYSPYGAALPASLPLGSASVATRSPIEPSALEPAYYQGVYSRPVLNTS; this is encoded by the exons ATGTTAGGGACTGTGAAGATGGAAGGGCATGAGAGCAGCGACTGGAACAGCTACTACGCGGACACACAGGAG GCCTACTCCTCCGTCCCCGTCAGCAACATGAACTCGGGCCTGGGCTCTATGAACTCCATGAACACCTACATGACTATGAACACCATGACCACGAGCGGCAACATGACCCCAGCTTCGTTCAACATGTCCTACGCAAACCCGGGCCTGGGCGCCGGCCTGAGCCCGGGCGCCGTGGCTGGCATGCCGGGCGGCTCCGCGGGCGCCATGAACAGCATGACGGCGGCGGGCGTGACGGCCATGGGAACGACGCTGAGCCCGGGAGGCATGGGCGCCATGGGCGCGCAGCCCGCGGCCTCCATGAACGGCCTGGGACCCTACGCGGCTGCCATGAACCCGTGCATGAGCCCCATGGCGTACGCGCCGTCCAACCTGGGCCGCAGCCGCGCCGGGGGCGGCGGCGACGCCAAGACTTTCAAGCGCAGCTACCCGCACGCTAAGCCGCCCTATTCCTACATCTCGCTCATCACCATGGCCATCCAGCAGGCGCCCAGCAAGATGCTCACGCTAAGCGAGATCTACCAGTGGATCATGGACCTCTTCCCCTATTACCGGCAGAATCAGCAGCGCTGGCAGAACTCCATCCGGCACTCGCTCTCCTTCAACGACTGCTTCGTCAAAGTGGCGCGCTCCCCGGACAAGCCGGGCAAGGGCTCCTACTGGACGCTGCACCCGGACTCCGGCAACATGTTTGAGAACGGTTGTTACTTGCGCCGCCAGAAGCGCTTCAAGTGTGAGAAGcagccgggggccgggggcggcaGCGGGAGCgggggtggcggcggcggcgccaAGGGCGGTCCTGAGAGCCGCAAGGACCCCTCGAGCGCCGCCAACCCCAGTGCCAACTCGCCCCTTCATCGGGGCGTGCACGGGAAGGCAGGCCAGCTAGAGGGCGCGCCGGCCCCCGGGCCGGCTGCCAGCCCCCAGACTCTGGACCACAGCGGGGCGACGGCGACAGGGGGCGCCTCGGAGTTGAAGACGCCATCCTCCTCGGCTGCGCCCCCGATCAGCTCGGGGCCCGGGGCGCTGGTATctgtgcccccctcccacccagcgCACGGCCTGGCTCCCCACGAGTCCCAGCTGCACCTGAAAGGGGACCCCCATTACTCTTTCAACCACCCTTTCTCCATCAACAACCTCATGTCCTCCTCGGAGCAGCAGCACAAGCTGGACTTCAAGGCATATGAGCAAGCACTACAGTACTCGCCCTATGGTGCTGCGTTGCCCGCCAGCCTTCCCCTCGGCAGCGCGTCGGTGGCGACCAGGAGCCCCATCGAGCCCTCAGCCCTGGAGCCGGCCTACTACCAAGGTGTGTATTCCAGACCCGTCCTAAACACTTCCTAG